In the Pygocentrus nattereri isolate fPygNat1 chromosome 19, fPygNat1.pri, whole genome shotgun sequence genome, one interval contains:
- the fndc7a gene encoding fibronectin type III domain-containing protein 7, with translation MEPEYLRLLKIILLTVAISKICAAQNDLTLSVFTVTSKSMTVRWSGLSGASSYKITATPRNSPDLPVFAQFSGSTVMGSVNSLSPNTVYRMRVEAMDNAVNVLSSGETEETTAPDVPSIIQAYSKHSDSITVEFSAVSGATSYILRAENERGFFSETVVPSSPGTVLNLSPYTNYTLSVMSVNSGGRSQPSIPVQAKTVIVAPALQCISPTNDTILVTWDPVDHAVLYSLTIIMQGSSSRLKLNTSQTNMTFTNLESGVTYCIKATAFDPEGIPGDDITICQITRPSVPGDVQVLPTLSRTLGLAVYWQAVRGADLYYAVSSTGQNCSAFKESSCIISPLNCSENHTVTVTAQNEAGPSSPSQPEEMLTYPCPPDSVQVGEVGVGNCSVTWAAVPWVDYYIAYVKRDDGAEEQCNTTSTTCYYNCHCSFIYLTTVFAYNGAGPSPPGPILNYTTVPCCPDNVSVSLISTETLEISWSAVRGAELYETVAADGPDSIHCSDTVPLCALSDLNCNSLYSVVIRPCSEISGCNNTCTAHTQETAPCTPEILNLTQVNSSAVQVLWRAPNRQANYTVKAVGSGSTISCVSSGTSCDITNLPCGASYEVKAYAATTAGQSLPSYSVALETGPCCPENLTVEQVTQSMTSVVWSPATGAQSYITSLTSPRGHAKCHTMDTHCLMGCITCGTNYSVSMEAISMTGHKSQCNYHGFASSSCCPTGVRLYGMANNTLRVYWRGSDSLYGYSADLFGTIANYTCSSALGSNSCDIQQVVCGQVYTAVVAPLTSQGSKVSFCPRRLYSVSCSGNNIGIVFYRGKRSVE, from the exons ATGGAACCTGAATATTTACGATTATTAAAAATCATCTTACTGACAGTTGCTATATCTAAG ATTTGTGCTGCACAGAATG ACCTGACTCTGTCTGTTTTCACGGTCACATCCAAAAGCATGACAGTGCGCTGGAGTGGCCTTTCAGGCGCGAGCTCCTACAAAATCACAGCCACACCGAGGAACTCCCCTGACCTGCCTGTTTTCGCACAATTCAGCGGCAGCACTGTCATGGGCTCTGTCAACTCCTTGTCCCCAAACACAGTGTACAGAATGCGAGTTGAGGCCATGGACAATGCTGTTAATGTGCTCAGCAGCGGAGAAACTGAGGAGACTACTG CTCCTGATGTCCCGTCCATCATCCAGGCATACTCAAAGCACAGCGACAGCATAACAGTGGAATTCAGTGCAGTGTCCGGTGCTACCAGTTATATCTTACGAGCTGAGAACGAAAGAGGATTCTTTTCAGAAACTGTAGTGCCATCATCTCCTGGGACTGTCTTGAACCTGAGCCCCTACACCAACTACACCCTCAGCGTTATGTCTGTTAACAGTGGAGGCAGAAGCCAGCCCTCTATCCCAGTGCAAGCTAAGACAG TGATAGTAGCCCCAGCACTACAGTGTATATCTCCCACAAATGACACCATCTTGGTCACATGGGACCCAGTGGACCATGCAGTTCTTTACTCGCTGACTATCATCATGCAAGGGTCCAGCAGCCGGCTCAAACTCAACACCTCCCAGACCAACATGACCTTCACCAACCTCGAGTCAGGGGTCACCTACTGCATCAAAGCCACAGCCTTTGACCCTGAGGGTATCCCTGGAGATGACATCACTATCTGCCAGATCACAC GTCCCTCTGTCCCAGGGGATGTCCAGGTTTTACCGACCCTGAGCCGGACTCTGGGCCTGGCCGTGTACTGGCAGGCTGTACGCGGGGCTGACCTCTACTACGCTGTAAGCTCCACGGGTCAGAACTGCTCAGCCTTTAAAGAGTCGTCCTGCATCATCAGCCCACTCAACTGCAGCGAGAACCACACGGTCACTGTCACTGCTCAGAACGAGGCCGGACCAAGCAGCCCTTCCCAGCCAGAAGAAATGCTTACTT ACCCGTGCCCTCCAGACTCTGTGCAAGTGGGCGAGGTGGGTGTAGGGAATTGCTCAGTGACGTGGGCCGCTGTCCCATGGGTGGACTACTACATTGCCTATGTGAAGAGAGATGATGGAGCGGAGGAGCAGTgtaacaccaccagcaccacctGCTACTACAACTGCCACTGCAGCTTCATCTACCTAACTACTGTATTTGCTTATAATGGAGCCGGCCCCAGCCCACCAGGACCCATACTCAACTACACTACTG TCCCCTGTTGTCCAGATAacgtttctgtctctcttattTCTACGGAGACTCTGGAGATCAGCTGGTCTGCAGTGCGTGGGGCAGAGCTGTATGAGACGGTGGCAGCAGATGGGCCAGATTCAATCCACTGCAGTGACACAGTGCCTCTGTGTGCTCTGTCTGACCTTAACTGCAACAGCCTGTATAGTGTGGTCATCCGACCCTGCAGCGAAATAAGCGGCTGTAACAACACctgcacagcacacacacaagagACAG CCCCGTGTACTCCTGAAATCCTGAACCTCACTCAGGTGAACTCCTCAGCAGTCCAAGTGTTGTGGAGGGCTCCCAACAGACAAGCCAACTACACTGTGAAAGCTGTGGGCAGTGGCAGCACCATCTCCTGCGTGTCCAGCGGCACTTCTTGTGACATCACCAATCTACCCTGTGGAGCAAGTTATGAAGTCAAGGCATATGCTGCCACCACTGCAGGCCAGAGCCTGCCCAGCTACAGTGTTGCCTTGGAAACAG GACCCTGCTGTCCCGAGAATCTCACCGTGGAGCAAGTGACGCAGTCCATGACCAGTGTGGTGTGGTCACCTGCCACAGGGGCCCAGTCTTACATTACCTCGCTGACATCACCACGAGGTCATGCCAAGTGCCATACCATGGACACACACTGTCTGATGGGGTGTATCACATGTGGCACCAACTACAGCGTATCAATGGAAGCCATAAGCATGACCGGACATAAATCCCAGTGCAACTATCACGGCTTCGCTTCTA GTTCATGTTGTCCAACTGGCGTGAGGCTGTATGGGATGGCCAATAACACCCTGCGTGTCTACTGGCGTGGGTCGGACAGTCTCTATGGCTACTCGGCCGACCTTTTTGGCACTATTGCCAACTATACGTGTAGCTCAGCGCTGGGGTCCAACTCATGCGACATCCAGCAGGTAGTGTGTGGGCAAGTGTACACCGCTGTGGTCGCCCCTTTAACAAGTCAAGGGTCCAAAGTCTCATTCTGCCCTAGGAGGCTGTACTCAG tgtCCTGCTCTGGCAACAACATTGGAATTG TGTTCTATCGAGGAAAGAGGAGTGTGGAATAG